From the genome of Streptomyces sp. NBC_01304:
CTCGTGATCCGGCCGGTGCTCGAGGCGCTGGAGGAGCAGGTCGTGCTCCTCAAGCTCCTGGGCGAGGCCAAGGACTCGGGCATGACCGTACGGATCGGGCATGAGAATCCCCACGAGGGGCTCAACTCCACGTCCGTCGTCTCGGTCGGCTACGGTTCGGGCGGCGAGGCAGTCGCCAAGCTGGGCGTCGTAGGACCGACGCGGATGGATTACCCGGGAACGATGGGAGCGGTACGCGCAGTGGCACGTTACGTCGGACAGATCCTGGCGGAGTCGTAAGTGGCCACGGACTACTACGCCGTGCTCGGCGTGCGCCGCGACGCTTCCCAGGACGAGATCAAGAAGGCCTTCCGCAGGCTGGCCCGTGAGCTTCACCCGGATGTGAATCCGGACCCGAAGACCCAGGAGCGGTTCAAGGAGATCAACGCCGCCTACGAGGTGCTCTCCGACCCGCAGAAGAAGCAGGTCTACGACCTCGGCGGGGACCCGCTGTCCCAGTCGGGCGGCGCGGGCGCCGGCTTCGGCCAGGGCGGCTTCGGGAACTTCTCGGACATCATGGACGCCTTCTTCGGCACGGCCTCGCAGCGCGGCCCGCGCTCGCGGACCCGCCGGGGCCAGGACGCCATGATCCGGCTCGAGATCGAGCTGGACGAGGCGGCCTTCGGGACCACCAAGGACATCCAGGTCGACACCGCGATCGTGTGTACGACCTGTTCCGGCGAGGGCGCCGCGCCGGGCACCACGGCCCAGACCTGTGACATGTGTCGCGGTCGCGGTGAGGTCTCGCAGGTCACGCGGTCCTTCCTCGGCCAGGTCATGACTTCGCGGCCGTGCCCGCAGTGCCAGGGCTTCGGGACCGTCGTACCGACCCCGTGCCCGGAGTGTGCGGGTGACGGGCGGGTACGTTCCCGGCGCACGCTCACCGTGAAGATCCCGGCCGGTGTGGACAACGGCACGCGGATCCAGCTCGCCGGTGAGGGCGAGGTCGGGCCCGGTGGCGGTCCCGCCGGTGACCTGTACGTCGAGATCCACGAGCTGCCGCACACGGTGTTCCAGCGGCGCGGCGACGATCTGCACTGCACGGTGACCATCCCGATGACGGCGGCCTCGCTCGGTACGAAGGTGCCGCTCGAGACGCTGGACGGGATGGAGGAGATCGACATCCGTCCCGGGACGCAGTCCGGGCAGTCCGTGCCGCTGCACCAGCGAGGCGTAACGCATCTGCGTGGTGGTGGCCGGGGTGACCTGATCGTCCACGTCGAGGTGCTGACGCCCTCGAAGCTCGATCCCGAGCAGGAAGCGTTGCTGCGGCAGCTTGCGCAGCTGCGTGGCGAGGAGCGGCCCACCGGGCAGTTCCAGCCGGGGCAGCAGGGGCTGTTCTCGCGGTTGAAGGATGCTTTCAACGGGCGCTGAGCCCGCCGGTTCTGCCTGCTGGGATCGAGGGTTCCGCCTGCATATGACAGGCGGAACCCTCGATTCGAGTACGGCGTGGAGGACATGACACGATGCGTTCATGTCCTCCGCACTGACCGATCTCTGCCCCTACCCGATCGTGCAGGCCCCCATGGCGGGCGGCGCCTCGTGCCCCTCCCTCGCCGCGGCCGTGTCCGAAGCGGGCGGGCTCGGGTTTCTCGCCGCCGGGTACAAGACCGCCGACGGCATGTACCAGGAGATCAAGCAGCTGCGCGGGATGACCGGGCAGCCGTTCGGGGTCAATCTGTTCATGCCGCAGCCGACCTGCGCGGACCCGGCCGCCGTCGCCGTGTACGCCGCCCAGCTCGCCGGTGAGTCCGCCTGGTACGACACCCCGCTCGGCGACCCGGACAGCGGGCGCGACGACGGCTTCGACGCCAAGCTGGCGATCCTGCTCGACGACCCGGTGCCGGTCGTCTCCTTCACCTTCGGGTGCCCCAGCCGCGATGTGCTCGACGCCTTCGCGCGCGCGGGGACGCTGACCGTCGTCACCGTCACCACCCCGGAAGAGGCCCAGGCCGCCCAGTGGGCGGGCGCCGACGCCGTGTGTGTGCAGGGCATCGAGGCCGGCGGCCACCAGGGAACCCACCGGGACAACCCCGAGGCGGACGGTGCGGGGCTCGGGCTGCTCTCGCTGATCGCGCAGGTCCGCGAGACCGTGCAGCTGCCGA
Proteins encoded in this window:
- the dnaJ gene encoding molecular chaperone DnaJ — encoded protein: MATDYYAVLGVRRDASQDEIKKAFRRLARELHPDVNPDPKTQERFKEINAAYEVLSDPQKKQVYDLGGDPLSQSGGAGAGFGQGGFGNFSDIMDAFFGTASQRGPRSRTRRGQDAMIRLEIELDEAAFGTTKDIQVDTAIVCTTCSGEGAAPGTTAQTCDMCRGRGEVSQVTRSFLGQVMTSRPCPQCQGFGTVVPTPCPECAGDGRVRSRRTLTVKIPAGVDNGTRIQLAGEGEVGPGGGPAGDLYVEIHELPHTVFQRRGDDLHCTVTIPMTAASLGTKVPLETLDGMEEIDIRPGTQSGQSVPLHQRGVTHLRGGGRGDLIVHVEVLTPSKLDPEQEALLRQLAQLRGEERPTGQFQPGQQGLFSRLKDAFNGR
- a CDS encoding nitronate monooxygenase; amino-acid sequence: MSSALTDLCPYPIVQAPMAGGASCPSLAAAVSEAGGLGFLAAGYKTADGMYQEIKQLRGMTGQPFGVNLFMPQPTCADPAAVAVYAAQLAGESAWYDTPLGDPDSGRDDGFDAKLAILLDDPVPVVSFTFGCPSRDVLDAFARAGTLTVVTVTTPEEAQAAQWAGADAVCVQGIEAGGHQGTHRDNPEADGAGLGLLSLIAQVRETVQLPIVAAGGLMRGGQIAAALAAGAEQAQLGTAFLVCPESGANVVHKQAMTNPLFVRTELTRAFSGRPARGLVNRFMREHGRYAPAAYPQVHHMTTGLRKAAAKAGDAQGMALWAGQGHRMARELPAGQLVEVLAAELDAAKAALALRGAGA